The Papaver somniferum cultivar HN1 chromosome 3, ASM357369v1, whole genome shotgun sequence genome includes a region encoding these proteins:
- the LOC113357465 gene encoding serine/threonine-protein phosphatase 4 regulatory subunit 2-like isoform X1, producing MQVDKAQIMEMTSEENPEQPAAQYVANDDDHQYIYFGDSEPRFKISTGGELTEILSVIAATGKFWHPWEMLQMLLSFKLKQVLSEYPEAQLTSDQQTSKLGETYPDLVKRLDQALHSFIEGPPFTLQRICEILLAARNIYPNLSKLALALEKNLLVTSTLSVSTSTDPDPIVSREGDGPIAVVAQDAVPKGQTEAIQNGVGGDEDEEMADAEEVSDETSKNGNLMEMAEEISTATPEASSDPITPSEPSNDSCPLSDDQQTQQPPSLSQQSPQQQQQQQEQINTAS from the exons ATGCAGGTGGACAAGGCACAGATAATGGAGATGACTTCTGAAGAAAATCCGGAGCAACCTGCAGCACAATATGTTGCCAATGATGATGATCATCAGTACATATACTTCGG AGATTCGGAACCGAGGTTTAAGATATCTACTGGTGGTGAGCTTACAGAAATACTGTCAGTCATTGCAGCCACCGGGAAGTTCTG GCATCCCTGGGAGATGTTGCAGATGTTACTATCATTTAAGCTGAAGCAG GTCCTGTCCGAGTATCCCGAAGCCCAACTAACCAGCGATCAGCAAACTTCTAAATTAGGAGAAACATACCCAGACTTGGTCAAAAGGCTGGATCAAG CACTTCATAGCTTCATAGAAGGTCCTCCGTTTACCCTACAGAGGATTTGTGAG ATCTTATTGGCTGCACGAAATATTTACCCTAATCTCTCAAAGCTTGCTCTAGCATTGGAAAAG AATCTGTTGGTGACTTCTACTCTGTCTGTTTCTACTAGTACTGATCCGGACCCTATAGTAAGCAGAGAAGGGGATGGGCCTATTGCAGTAGTAGCACAGGATGCGGTACCGAAGGGTCAAACAGAGGCCATCCAGAATGGGGTTGGAGGTGACGAGGATGAGGAAATGGCAGATGCAGAGGAGGTTAGTGATGAAACTAGTAAGAACGGTAACCTCATGGAGATGGCAGAGGAAATAAGCACTGCGACTCCTGAAGCAAGTTCTGACCCAATCACCCCTTCCGAACCATCTAATGACTCATGTCCTTTGAGTGACGACCAGCAGACGCAGCAGCCACCATCCCTATCACAACAGTCgccgcagcagcagcagcagcagcaagagcaGATCAATACTGCAAGCTGA
- the LOC113357465 gene encoding serine/threonine-protein phosphatase 4 regulatory subunit 2-like isoform X2 yields MEMTSEENPEQPAAQYVANDDDHQYIYFGDSEPRFKISTGGELTEILSVIAATGKFWHPWEMLQMLLSFKLKQVLSEYPEAQLTSDQQTSKLGETYPDLVKRLDQALHSFIEGPPFTLQRICEILLAARNIYPNLSKLALALEKNLLVTSTLSVSTSTDPDPIVSREGDGPIAVVAQDAVPKGQTEAIQNGVGGDEDEEMADAEEVSDETSKNGNLMEMAEEISTATPEASSDPITPSEPSNDSCPLSDDQQTQQPPSLSQQSPQQQQQQQEQINTAS; encoded by the exons ATGGAGATGACTTCTGAAGAAAATCCGGAGCAACCTGCAGCACAATATGTTGCCAATGATGATGATCATCAGTACATATACTTCGG AGATTCGGAACCGAGGTTTAAGATATCTACTGGTGGTGAGCTTACAGAAATACTGTCAGTCATTGCAGCCACCGGGAAGTTCTG GCATCCCTGGGAGATGTTGCAGATGTTACTATCATTTAAGCTGAAGCAG GTCCTGTCCGAGTATCCCGAAGCCCAACTAACCAGCGATCAGCAAACTTCTAAATTAGGAGAAACATACCCAGACTTGGTCAAAAGGCTGGATCAAG CACTTCATAGCTTCATAGAAGGTCCTCCGTTTACCCTACAGAGGATTTGTGAG ATCTTATTGGCTGCACGAAATATTTACCCTAATCTCTCAAAGCTTGCTCTAGCATTGGAAAAG AATCTGTTGGTGACTTCTACTCTGTCTGTTTCTACTAGTACTGATCCGGACCCTATAGTAAGCAGAGAAGGGGATGGGCCTATTGCAGTAGTAGCACAGGATGCGGTACCGAAGGGTCAAACAGAGGCCATCCAGAATGGGGTTGGAGGTGACGAGGATGAGGAAATGGCAGATGCAGAGGAGGTTAGTGATGAAACTAGTAAGAACGGTAACCTCATGGAGATGGCAGAGGAAATAAGCACTGCGACTCCTGAAGCAAGTTCTGACCCAATCACCCCTTCCGAACCATCTAATGACTCATGTCCTTTGAGTGACGACCAGCAGACGCAGCAGCCACCATCCCTATCACAACAGTCgccgcagcagcagcagcagcagcaagagcaGATCAATACTGCAAGCTGA